The following coding sequences lie in one Lolium perenne isolate Kyuss_39 chromosome 2, Kyuss_2.0, whole genome shotgun sequence genomic window:
- the LOC127328902 gene encoding protein FAR1-RELATED SEQUENCE 5-like translates to MDGLHPLNIITDQDVAMRTAIEMVFPDTIHRNCRWHIMKKVQEKIGPMAAKREDLRRDFNDVIDYSVTEEEFETRWAEMIQKHDVVDNDHFKDIYDLRKCFVPAYFMKRFFPFLQTTSRSEGFNAVLKQYISPRESLLNFFKQYMKLQEKIDSAEDGHDFMGMDKVVRLWGDFPMEDQILQTYTLPIYNIFQLELRKIPSYNARDCGGGVFEVFPVQGTVYGYGRRTYVVDVDLENLMYNCQCCKFYKDGILCCHIMKVMSYIGEVREIPEHYILPRWSLPPPDIVPSVVEPLQRKTEKMSRKDMRLLRYGNLCNDFSKLAVGLAVSEKTKEIADKHMIAMSKELAALKKANADALKRRKNKSVATEDISDSSPFEGRMDEDVSQSRNKKAKDPPITAAKERPCSKRKKGGLQLKKPNPTTCSVCGEIDHDARNCPVRLANPEKFPFHQFFQ, encoded by the coding sequence ATGGATGGTTTGCACCCTCTGAACATCATTACTGACCAGGATGTAGCTATGAGGACTGCAATTGAAATGGTGTTCCCTGACACCATTCACCGGAACTGCAGATGGCATATCATGAAGAAGGTTCAGGAAAAAATTGGTCCTATGGCAGCCAAAAGAGAAGACTTGAGAAGAGATTTCAATGATGTTATTGACTATAGTGTTACTGAAGAAGAATTTGAAACTAGATGGGCTGAGATGATCCAAAAACATGATGTTGTTGATAATGATCATTTCAAGGACATCTATGATCTAAGGAAATGTTTTGTTCCTGCTTATTTCATGAAGCGCTTTTTCCCATTCTTGCAAACAACATCTCGCAGTGAAGGGTTTAATGCTGTTTTGAAGCAGTACATAAGCCCACGCGAAAGCCTACTTAATTTCTTCAAGCAGTATATGAAATTACAAGAGAAGATTGATTCTGCTGAGGATGGGCATGATTTCATGGGAATGGACAAAGTTGTCAGGTTGTGGGGAGATTTTCCAATGGAGGATCAAATTTTGCAGACCTACACTCTACCCATCTACAACATTTTCCAGCTGGAGTTGCGGAAGATACCATCCTACAATGCTAGGGACTGTGGTGGTGGTGTGTTTGAGGTTTTCCCAGTGCAAGGTACTGTATATGGTTATGGCAGAAGAACCTATGTGGTTGACGTTGATCTTGAAAATCTCATGTACAACTGCCAGTGCTGCAAGTTTTACAAGGATGGAATTCTTTGTTGCCACATTATGAAAGTAATGTCTTACATTGGTGAAGTGCGAGAGATACCTGAGCACTACATTCTACCTAGGTGGTCCCTACCCCCTCCTGATATTGTTCCATCCGTTGTCGAGCCATTACAGAGAAAAACAGAGAAAATGTCTAGAAAAGACATGAGGTTACTACGGTATGGAAATCTTTGCAATGATTTTTCAAAACTCGCGGTTGGATTGGCAGTTTCTGAGAAAACAAAAGAAATAGCAGACAAGCACATGATTGCAATGAGCAAAGAACTAGCTGCTTTGAAGAAAGCTAATGCAGATGCACTGAAGAGGAGGAAAAACAAGTCAGTTGCAACTGAAGATATTTCAGATTCTTCTCCCTTTGAGGGAAGAATGGATGAAGATGTTTCTCAATCTAGAAACAAGAAAGCAAAAGACCCCCCTATTACTGCAGCTAAAGAAAGACCATGCAGTAAAAGGAAGAAAGGTGGACTCCAGCTAAAGAAGCCTAACCCAACTACTTGTAGTGTTTGTGGTGAAATAGATCATGACGCAAGGAATTGTCCAGTAAGATTGGCAAATCCAGAGAAATTCCCTTTTCATCAATTTTTCCAGTGA
- the LOC127333866 gene encoding NADPH-dependent aldehyde reductase-like protein, chloroplastic, whose protein sequence is MATTATISSSAPAASPPLAGRVAIVTGASRGIGRAIAIHLSSLGASLVLGYASSSSSELADALAAELPSAVAVRADVSDEAGVRSLFDAAESAFGGAAHILVACAGLAIQTYPSLATTATADFDAVFAVNTRGAFLCLREAANRLRRGGGGRIVAVSSSLAATLLPGYAAYAASKAAVEAMVRVTAKELGPARVTVNCVAPGPVATELFFQGKSEEAVERFRAGHPMGRLGEVDDIVPAVGFLCTDAAEWVNGQVIRVNGGIA, encoded by the coding sequence ATGGCAACCACCGCGACGATATCCTCCTCTGCGCCGGCGGCCTCGCCCCCCCTGGCCGGCCGCGTGGCCATCGTCACCGGCGCGTCTCGCGGTATCGGCCGCGCCATCGCGATCCACCTGTCTTCCCTCGGCGCCAGCCTGGTCCTCGGCTACGCCTCCAGCTCCAGCTCCGAGCTGGCGGACGCGCTGGCCGCCGAGCTTCCGAGCGCCGTGGCGGTCAGGGCCGACGTCTCCGACGAGGCCGGCGTCcgttccctcttcgacgccgccgAGTCCGCCTTCGGCGGCGCGGCGCACATCCTCGTGGCCTGTGCTGGCCTCGCCATACAGACCTACCCGtccctggccaccaccgccaccgcggaCTTCGACGCCGTCTTCGCCGTCAACACCCGCGGCGCGTTCCTGTGCCTCCGGGAGGCGGCGAACCGGCTGCGCCGCGGCGGCGGGGGCCGGATCGTGGCCGTGTCCTCCTCGCTGGCGGCGACGCTCCTGCCCGGCTACGCGGCGTACGCGGCGTCCAAGGCGGCCGTGGAGGCGATGGTGCGGGTCACGGCAAAGGAGCTCGGGCCCGCGCGCGTGACGGTGAACTGCGTGGCGCCGGGGCCGGTGGCGACGGAGCTCTTCTTCCAGGGGAAGAGCGAGGAGGCGGTGGAGAGGTTCAGGGCCGGGCACCCGATGGGGCGGCTCGGAGAGGTCGACGACATAGTGCCGGCGGTCGGGTTCCTCTGCACCGACGCTGCGGAGTGGGTCAACGGTCAGGTCATCCGGGTTAACGGAGGCATTGCTTAG